TTAATACACTCTACGGAACTGTGCTCTCAGGAGGTATCACCGATGCTCCGATCACCTGGGAAGATATTCGGTGGACCGGCGTTACCTGCCCATCCACTACCGGAATACCCGGCCGGTTACTCATCACAGGATGCAGTCTGCAGGAACGGGCACTCACGTTTTTTGCAACGACAACGGTAACCATTCAGCCCAGACCGATAAACGACCGTGTAGATGTTTACATTGAAGGCGGAGAGCCCGGCTTGTTTGAGATCAGACTGATTGCTACTGACGGCAGCATGGTAAAACGTTGTACCGTCACCAGGGAGCTTGGCGAAAACAGTGCTACTGTGGTTCCGGTTTCAATGCATGACGTAGCCAGCGGACCCTATATCGTTGTTGTAAACTCAGCACTGCACCTTGCTACCGCAAATATCCTGTGGGTACGATAGTTTATCCGATTGCGTAATAACGCACCTGCCACAACCTAACAGCCGTAAATTTGTGCGATGCTCAACCCACGCTGTGCCGCAACTTGTCTGTATGCACTCCTTTGTTCATTCTGCACCCTCTCCGCCGCCGGACCGGACTCCCTGGCACATCGCTCCCTGGCTGACAGCCTGCGCTCCGTTCAGGCAGATCAGATTGTTGTTACAGGAACACGGAACAATGTGCGACTGAAGGATTCTCCGGTGCGTGTTGAGATCATTGGTGAAGAACAAATCAGAGCAACGGCAATGGTAAACATGGCCGACCTCTTAAAAGAGCAGAATGGCCTGCTGATGCAGGGCAACGTACGCACCGGCGTGCAGATGAACGGTCTGGGCCCGGACTATACCCTGATCTTAATCGATGGTCAGCCGGTAATTGGCAGAGTTGCAGGGATCATCGATCTTACGCGGCTCTCGGTAGGCAATATCGAGAGAGTTGAAGTCGTGAAAGGCCCCCTCTCAAGTATGTACGGCAGTGAAGCTCTTGCAGGCGTAATCAACATTATTACAAAACGTCCTGACGACGGTTTCACCGGTTCCGTGCATACGCAGTATGTTTCCAAAGGCCCGGCAGAAGTCAGACTGGAAGGCGGCTGGGGCAGCCCCAATACTGAAATCGGTGGTTTTGTTAACGTTCGGAAATCGGCGGAGTTCCAAACAGTAATGGATACCCTGACCATTCCGTATGCAGGCTTTAGCGATGCAACGGCACAACTGAAGATGCAGCACAAGATTAGCAGGAACTGGCTTGTTAAGGGGTGGGGACGCTACTTTACATCGGCCTCTGAAGGCGACTTTATCGAGAGCGTGCAGGGTCAGATTTCCAAGAATAGCGGCAGCGTGCAACAGTCAGATCTTAGCACAACCGTAGGCGTGGAATACACAAAGAATGCAGCACGGTTACAGCTTACTGCCTATGCTTCCGATTATGAAGAACTTTATAATTTTGACGTTGATCAGGGTGCCGCAGGTAAAATAGATAACATGACCCGGCGTATTGCCCGGCTGTATGCACAGTATGATTTAATCATGGGAGAGGCCGACAGACTAACTGCGGGTGGCGAGTTTATTTACGACGATATTTCAGGAACACGATACATCCCCGATACCGCCGCAAATACCAACCCGCTGATGTATCGCACCTGGGTTGGCTTTGCCCAGTGGGAAGGGTTGCCTACTGACTGGATATCGTATGTGCTTAGTGCCCGTTTTGACGGTAATAGTGTTTACGGTGCGGCTCTGAGCCCCAGGTTCTCAATGCTCTGGAAGCCACACAGCCACTTCCGATTTACCGGATCGGTGGGAACAGGCTTTAAGGCACCTGATTTCCGACAGTTGTTTGTGTCGTTCTCCAACAGGCTGCCGGGTGCGGGCTACGACCTTATCGGCGCCGAATTGCTTGGCGTTGAACTTCAGCCGGAGCGCAGTATATCGTACGACCTTGGGATCCGGTACGATGACGGTTTAGCCGAACTCTCTGACCTTGCCGTTCTTGCTTATAATGCCGATATCAGGTTATTCAGAAACGACCTTGAAAATCTGATCGAATACTACCCGTACGGGATTGTTGACGAGCGCAGCGTGTACAGTTACCGCAACCTGTCAAAAGTTACTACCCAGGGCATTGAAGCAAATATCCACCTTGCATTTTCCAACCTTGAGCTTGGCACCATAACCCTGAGTTCCGGCTATCAGTTTCTGGATGCCTACGATGATGAAGTAGTAAATGCAATTAGGAACGGTACAGCCGGCACAATTGCCCATAAGCTAACGCTTAACGAATACGGCGGACTCTGGAACCGGTCAAAGCACAGTGGCTCCGTTCGCCTGCAATACGATTCTCCCGGCAAATTATGGAGTGCCAATATTCGGGCACAATTTGTAGGGGGCTATGGCGATGAATCCCTCGATAAAAACGGCATCGTGATGAGCAATCCGCCGAGGAAGGTACTGGATCGTCCGGACGAATATGTTAAGGGATATACCGTGCTGAATGTCGCAGTAACACATACAGTACTCCTGGGACAAACGCGGCTGATGCTTGGTGCCGGTATGAATAATGCGTTAAACGTCCTGAACCCAATGCTGATCCCCGGGCTGGTAGGAACGCAGTTCTATGTGCAGGCATCTCTGCACTTGTAACCCAACCATACCTGTACGCTGTTCAAAAAGCTGCAACGTCCTATGCAGGCTTGAATGCCTCGAATGTTTCCTTGCAGCTGTTGCATTTGTGAATGCTTCTGCAGAGGGTAGGACCGAAAGGCGACACCAGCTTTGTATCGGAGCTGCCGCAAACCGGGCACGGGATATGGTTTAGTTCTTCCAGTTCCGGCCCTAAACTACCACTGTGTTCTGCAGGTGGCGCCAGGCCATGCTTGAGTAACCCCTGTCTGCCACGGGCATTGATGCAGTTAGATGACCACGGTTTGTCAAACGTAACCTGGACGCTGACCCGGGCAAACCCAAGCCCCTTACAGACTTCCTCGATGTCGGAGCGCATCACGTCGATAGCCGGACACCCCACAAACGTTGGTGTCATCGTTACGGCAATCGCGTCACCGTCAACACTAACATTGGTTACAATGCCCATGTCAACGACGCTTATGGTAGGAATTTCAGGATCTTTTACTGCCTGCAGTGCTTCAAGCACGTCCTCCTTCGTCATCTTACCACTCCGCTTCCGGATCGATGCGAACAACCTCCGTCATCTCTTCCAGCAACGGTGCAAGATATTCGCTATGCTTGCCTTGGCGTCCACCATAAACAGGTTTAGCATCTGCCGGTATGGTTAAGCCGGCTTCAGTGAGCACCGGCACCACGAAATCAAGCCACAGCTTCTGCAACTCAGATTCCGGAACTGATAGTTTGCCGGACTTAATCGGGACATCGTGGTCTCCACCTTCGAACATTCCCAGAGCATACGGCCAGGCATAGTTCAGCGCTTCCTGCATCCTTGCCTTACTTTCTGCCGTACCATTACCGGAGAGTTGTGTAACCCACGTTTTACCGTGATACAGGTGATACTTCAGCTCGCTGTGGATTTTCACGGCTAACTTCGCTAACGGCTCCAGCGAGCTGTTACGCAGGTTTTCAAACCGGAGAAATTCGGCGGCATCAAATAAAAAGTGACGCATCAAACTAAAGTCATATTCTCCATTTGGCAACTCTACGAACTGACAGCAGAGGAATTCCTCAGGACTGCGGTGAAAAGCAGCCTGATCGGGTGCCGGGCCACCACAAAGCTCATGATTCAGGGCATACAGGGCCTGAGCATGGCCAAGCTTGTCTTGCGCGATTGACGAAAACGCAACATCTTCTTCCAGAATCGGACCAAGCCCGGTCCACTCACTGTGACGATGGGCAATGATGAGCTCATCGTCGGCAATGCGTAACAGTAGTTTACTTACAACGTCGGTATTCATAATCTTTTCAAGTATAGGGTATGGTTCTCAATTGAATTACTTCGGCGATCACAACTGGCTGACGGATGAAACGAATATGGTTTCATTCTCACTGTCGGTTTTGCTGTTCTTTCTTAAATGCATCCAGCTTTTCGCGTACCATGTAGGCAGCTACATCGCGATACCCCTTTTCTGGTGCCGTTGCAAATACGTCTGCGTCGCTGCTATCCATGGTTACCACGTTTGAAGTTTTCACTACCCAGAGGTTGTAGGTTTGCCCGCGTCGTCCATACACTTCTTTGGCCATTAGGAGGGCGATTTCGGCATTGGGTGCGTGTACATTGCCTACATGGGTATGATGTGCGCCACTCTTTTGCTGATGAAATACCTCGTACGTTTGAAGCTGGTCAAGCTCCTGCTTTTCTGGTATCTGGGCAGGTGCGTCTGCGGGAATTCCCAAACGGGTAACCCGTGGGTCTAGAGATACAATTGTAGCCATAAATTTCATCTACCACATCATCACATTTAACGAATTTGTTGATTTCATGTTCTGCAAACCTACTGTTTTTTCAGGTAATGCCTAATGGATTATCCCTACCGGTACCGAGGTCATTTCTCCCTGGTCACCCATCAGTATGGCAGCGTACCTTCCGGCAGGAACTCCGTGAGTGCGGAAGAGTATCGCCGTCTCAGAGCCTGACACGGTTACCTCTGCTTCGGCCACATGCCTGCCCAGAAAATCAACCAGTACTGCCCTTACATTCTGCAGAGCGGGCTTAATCGTGAGCTGCACAGAGCTGTTTGCCGGCTGAGGATATGGATTCGAGAGGTAGTGAGAGACGCCCGCCCTGTAAACAAACGTCTTGATGGCTACGTCGCAACGGGAGGTGCCACTGAAAAACTCCCCGGCTCCGCGAGCTAATACCGGGATGATTGTCGGACTGCAGGTGTCTGGCAGAATTAGCGTATCGGCAACGGCACCGGTGTCAACAGGTGCAAAACACAGTGTGATCCGGCCGGTCTGCAACGGGCCTAAACGGATTGGCAACTGTGCCTGCGGAATGCTGATCCACAGGTTATGTACCAACAGTGGCCTGCTGATAACAAGCTCTTCGCTGGTGGACTTGTTTCTGATAAGCACATCTGCACAGCGAGCACTGCCCACGGTGGTTTCAGGGAGAACAAAGGCCGGAGTAAGTGCCGACATCAGTTCAATTCTGTTTTCAATATCCAGCACTACAATGGTCACTGATGCAGACGTAGCAGTGCATCCGTACTGATCCTGAACTCGTACGGTATATTCACCGGGTTGTGAAACTGTGATATCCTTACTGGTTGCCCCGTTACTCCACTCATACGAGGTGTACCCTTCGGGAGCTGAAAGGGTAATCGTTTCGCTTCGACAAATTGTAGTGTTCCGGTTTGTAGTAATTACGGGGTCAGGCCTTGGATGAACTGTAATGGCAACAGGACCCAGCGTAAACGAACACCCAAATACATCGGTGTATTCAACCGATACACTGGTGGTTGTTGAGATATAAATAACTTTAGCAGTGTCAGAAGTACTCCACCTCTGACTAACAGCGTTCCCCTTGAACTCGAGTCTGACACTGTCGCCCTGGCATACTTCCAGCACGGGAGCAATGATCTGGGCGGGATCTTCGGGATAATGCCGTATCGTTATTGAATCAGATGACTCCAAACAGGTCGAGGTGTCATACGCGACCACGCGATATGTACCAGCAGCGGAGGCGTACCTGCTCTGCCCCTGTACGCCGTCTGACCATGTGTATAGTGCATACCCGGCAGATGCCGTCAGCAGGACGCTGTCGGTTCTGCAAATCGTTAAGGTAGTGTCCGATGGCATTATCGAAACCGTTTTAAAGTCCCGTACCGGTACATACTTGTACAACCCGCTGCCGCCGATCCAGCCAACTGAGTCACCAATAAAGAAAATGTCGTCAAGGTTACCGCTAACGCCACAATTCTTGTTTATCCATGAGAGACCGCCATCACTTGTATAGTAAACGGTTTTATTGTCGCCTACGGCCCAGCCACGTTTTTCATCAATTAAAAACGTACCAAACATTGCTTCCCCAATGTTAACATCGGTCCACGTTAAACCTTTATCATGCGAGAGGAGTATTCCACCCTTTTTTGATCCGGCTCCTGCGCAGTCTTCACCGGTCCACGGAATCATAATGGTGGACCCGACAATCGACAATTCTTCATGCCACACCTTCCTGGGTGTTTTAGCATATTTCCGCCAGGAGCGTCCATAATCCGAGGTGTTCCAAAGTACACCACTACTTAGAGCGTAGCCGCTGCCATCATCATACAGCAGAGCATCGGATAAGCCGCTGCGTGGTTCTGTTTGATAACTCGCAGTAAAGGTAACACCGCCATCCGTGGTCCTGTAGAACGCCTGAACACTTGTGGCACAGCCCCCTACCAGATACACTCCTTCATTCTGATTCAGGAAGTAGCTGCCCCAGCCTTGCTCACCGTTGGGGTCGGGCGGTGTAATATCACGCCATGTGGCGCCGCCATCGGTGCTTTTATACAAGCCTGCCGGACCCGAAGTATAGCCGATCAGCGGGGTAAGAAACTGTATGTACTCCAGAAACTTACGCGATGTTTGGGAACCGCGCCATGTTATCCCGCCATCGGTGGTGCGCACAACATAACCTTCGATACTACATGCCCATCCGTACCGTGGGTCGGACTTCAGGAAGAATACGTCCAGGTAGTATCCGGTACTGTACGGCAGTGGCAGTGATGCTTTAACCCACTGAGCAGATGTTGGCAGTGTGACCAATACGCTAATGATGCCGAGCAGCAGACCGCGATATGTTCTGGTGGACAACGTCATGGGGATATTAACGAACCACAATCAATTTTCCTGAGTACAGATTTCGTTTATTCAAAATGGCAACAATGTATTCGCCCGGGGGCGCGGGTTGTCCGCTTGTTGTACGACAATCCCAGGTAAACACATACTGTGCCCTGCTAACAGTTTCGGTATGCCGTGCAACACATTCACCAAGTGCATTTAAAATTATTACGTCCACCGTTGAGCCAGGCTCTGCTGGTGCAGAAACAGTTACTCTGTCATGGGCGGGCAGTGGCGAGATTGATGGTAGGGGGCTTACGGTTTCGGCTACGCTGTTTGCTGCGTTTACTTGTACTTCAACCGGTTCCAGGAAGGCCCATTTATCACCCTTGGTGCTTCCATCCATATTTGCGGCATTAGCAGCCGCATGAATGTAGCATGTGCCTTCCTCAGAGGGAGCCATCCACTGAAAGTTAAATTCAACTTCTCCGTTGGTTGCTTTTTTAGATGACGTATGCGTCAGCTCGCCCTTCATCGTCCAAAGCCCCGACCCCTGAGGTGCAATGAGTGTCCCCGCATTTGTTTTACCATTTACCTCAGTTTTAACCGAGATATCGCAGCCCGCAGCCTTCATGCCGATAGCCGAAATGCGGAGCATCAGACTCACCGTTGCACCCGGCAATACGTACAGTTTACCATTAACAGTACCGGGAAGCGATACCTGGACCTCGGCTGATACAGTGCCATGGCACGACGAGTTACCGCAGCCCGGTTGAGTCAGGACAGATCTGCCGACGATACCGGACGACGAAGCCCGGGCATCCGGATACGGGAGCAGCATGGCAACAGCAACGACAACAGCGATGAGCAGTTTATTCATGGATTGTAGTACCTGATTACGATAAGCAGATTATTCATGGATTGTAGTACCTGATTACGATAAGCAGATGACATATAACATTCACATTTGTTTCGGTGGTGTATAAACGAACGAAGGGCACATCCATGATGGACATGCCCTTCTGATTTACCATGCTAAGCTATCTGAAGGTCTTACTGACGTACAAGGCGTACCGTCCAGCGCTGGCTACCCGAGGTAATTACAACGTTGTACACACCTGTTGCCAGAGTACCCATTTCCACGTTCGACTTGAAGTGACCACCGTTGGCAACAGCGTCAAGGCTGAGAACAACCTCACCGATGTTGTTTACCAGTTCGATATGAACGTTACCGGCTTCGATGGACTTCGATTCGATGGTGAATGCACCGCTTGTTGGGTTCGGGAATACCACGACATCAGCGCGATATCCTGCAACCACATCATCTTCAGCAACATCTGTGAGACGTACCGGATATGCATCCGAGAGAGCCTTACATACATTGTTATCAGAGATTTCTACGCGGTAATCACCTGTCTTCTGAACAAGAAGCTGTTGTTCGGTTGCACCGGCAATAGCGGTTCCATCAAGATACCACTGATATGCTTGTGCTTGTGTTGATAC
This is a stretch of genomic DNA from Ignavibacteria bacterium. It encodes these proteins:
- a CDS encoding TonB-dependent receptor; this encodes MLNPRCAATCLYALLCSFCTLSAAGPDSLAHRSLADSLRSVQADQIVVTGTRNNVRLKDSPVRVEIIGEEQIRATAMVNMADLLKEQNGLLMQGNVRTGVQMNGLGPDYTLILIDGQPVIGRVAGIIDLTRLSVGNIERVEVVKGPLSSMYGSEALAGVINIITKRPDDGFTGSVHTQYVSKGPAEVRLEGGWGSPNTEIGGFVNVRKSAEFQTVMDTLTIPYAGFSDATAQLKMQHKISRNWLVKGWGRYFTSASEGDFIESVQGQISKNSGSVQQSDLSTTVGVEYTKNAARLQLTAYASDYEELYNFDVDQGAAGKIDNMTRRIARLYAQYDLIMGEADRLTAGGEFIYDDISGTRYIPDTAANTNPLMYRTWVGFAQWEGLPTDWISYVLSARFDGNSVYGAALSPRFSMLWKPHSHFRFTGSVGTGFKAPDFRQLFVSFSNRLPGAGYDLIGAELLGVELQPERSISYDLGIRYDDGLAELSDLAVLAYNADIRLFRNDLENLIEYYPYGIVDERSVYSYRNLSKVTTQGIEANIHLAFSNLELGTITLSSGYQFLDAYDDEVVNAIRNGTAGTIAHKLTLNEYGGLWNRSKHSGSVRLQYDSPGKLWSANIRAQFVGGYGDESLDKNGIVMSNPPRKVLDRPDEYVKGYTVLNVAVTHTVLLGQTRLMLGAGMNNALNVLNPMLIPGLVGTQFYVQASLHL
- the paaJ gene encoding phenylacetate-CoA oxygenase subunit PaaJ translates to MTKEDVLEALQAVKDPEIPTISVVDMGIVTNVSVDGDAIAVTMTPTFVGCPAIDVMRSDIEEVCKGLGFARVSVQVTFDKPWSSNCINARGRQGLLKHGLAPPAEHSGSLGPELEELNHIPCPVCGSSDTKLVSPFGPTLCRSIHKCNSCKETFEAFKPA
- the paaC gene encoding phenylacetate-CoA oxygenase subunit PaaC; translation: MNTDVVSKLLLRIADDELIIAHRHSEWTGLGPILEEDVAFSSIAQDKLGHAQALYALNHELCGGPAPDQAAFHRSPEEFLCCQFVELPNGEYDFSLMRHFLFDAAEFLRFENLRNSSLEPLAKLAVKIHSELKYHLYHGKTWVTQLSGNGTAESKARMQEALNYAWPYALGMFEGGDHDVPIKSGKLSVPESELQKLWLDFVVPVLTEAGLTIPADAKPVYGGRQGKHSEYLAPLLEEMTEVVRIDPEAEW